The nucleotide window TCTCCTTAGTGCTTCAAGCTTGCCTGACGCAAGACACTGTTCAATGTGCCGATTGGTAAATCATCACCGGGTTTCCCCGGAACGGTGACGCGCCCCTTCTTCGTGGGATGTTTGAACTGACGGTGACTACCTTCGGTAACAACCAGATACCAGCCATCGTCTTTGAGCAACTTGAGCACATCACGCACCTTCATCCAGTAAGCATAGTTTTCGTTCGGAATAAAATCAAGATACCGCCGCCCAACGAATAATTATACCGTGGCCATCGCCCGCCCCGCCAGCCAGCCCGTCACCCAGGCGCTCTGAAAGTTGAAACCGCCCGTCACCCCGTCGATGTCTAAG belongs to Deinococcota bacterium and includes:
- a CDS encoding type II toxin-antitoxin system HicA family toxin; its protein translation is MKVRDVLKLLKDDGWYLVVTEGSHRQFKHPTKKGRVTVPGKPGDDLPIGTLNSVLRQASLKH